The genomic window ggagggggctggcatgatagtacagcagggagggcacttgtcttgcacgtggctgacccagttttgattcccagcatcccttatggtccccccagcacctccaggaatgattcccaaatgccaggagtgaccccaaaagaaaaaaagtgttttaggAGGCTCAAGAGAGAGATCACAGCTTATGGGCCTtcaggcatcaccaggagtaacccctgagcacagagccaggagtagagccCCCAGAGCACGCAAACAAAGCCAccggagaggctggagtgatagcacagggactagggcgcttgcctggcatgtggccaactagggttcaacCCATGTGGTcatctgagccccaccaggagtgatccattagcacagagcaggaagtaagTCTTCAgtacagccaggggtggcccaaaaactaaaaaacattgAAAACCACCCCAActcctccccgctcccccagGCAACTCTTTTCAATCTGGGAagtgggatttttgttgttttgttttgttcaggggtcacacctggcgctgctctcagggattactcctggcagggtttggtggaccacacagggtgctgaGGCTCGACCCCCAGTGAGCTACATGCAAGCTCCTAGCCTCTCCGCTCCAGCCCTAGGGcggtttcctttcctttgttattCACCTCCAGAGCTCCACACAGCATACATTATATTGCTGCGAAGCTTTTCAGTCTTAcaacttttcatttgttttgggaccacacccatcaatgctcaggggatactcctacctctgcactcaggaatcactcctgggggtgttgggagaccttatgggatgccagggatggaatctggattgattgcatgcaaggcaaatgccctacccgttgtactatcactccagcccaattttcagttttaatattAGTTGGTGGCTTTTTTCAGTGGATACTGGAAATGTGACTCTCTTTTACCCCCCGACAAGTAAGTCCATTATATCGCTAATTATATTATGGGGCCTGGGACATGGCTCAGGAGCTGGAGTACCAGTTAAGCATGGAGGATCGGTTTGCTCCCAGCAGGCCACGGTCCCCTACGGCACTGCTGAGAatattactgagtacagagctgggagtagccctgaataccagtgggtgtggcctaaaagtcTTAtacgtacacacatatatgcagtAGTTGTTTATTAATGTCAggagccaaagagacagtacaggattTTTTGGGTTTAgtgccacagccagcagtactctgggctttctcctggccctgtgctcagggatcaatcccaggtaaactgcatgcaaggtaagtgctaaCTGCCTCTCTGACCCCTACTTTTTatcttgggggggggtcacacccagcgatgctcagggcttattcctggctttgcgttcaaggatcactcctggtggggctcaaaggaccaaATCAAATGGCAGGGCGTGAACCTGAGTTGGCGCTAGCAAGGCGagaacctacccactgtactctctctagggTGGGCTATTTCTCTGGCACTCGGCTGACttcagtttaattcccagcaatacatttggtccctgagcactgccaggagtgagccctgaacaaaCTCCAAACACGACTGAGTTGGGCCCCTAATGCCCCCAAAGTTCCGTTTCCAttgctcccatccctttgttttcAGTGATGGGATGACAGGGGTTTGCACACTGTATTCTGCCGTGGTGCTGGCCCCTGGTCCCCGAGGTCCTTGGGAGCTGTAGCAGCAGTGTCTGCACACCTGTTTGCTGGGGGACACCCTCTTTAATTGAAGCACACaaggttaatttttgttttggactgtccccgtggtactcaggggttattcctggtgggtttggggggaccccatggaataccagggattggGCCCAACTCTGAAGATCATGTTTTGTTTGTGTCGCGTGCTGTGGTGCCCTCATGAGGGTTGCAAGCCAACTGCATGCTTCAGGGCAGCTGGAAATCCCTGTGGCACCGGGCTTTGCAGGGCACTAAGCTATGGACTCACACAACAGAGCTGCCTGCATCACACCGGGTGTCTGTGGGACAGACCCCAGTCATCTAGACTGtgaccatggggctggagcaatggtaccgtgggtagggtgttttccttgcacacagccgacccgggttcgctccccagtatcccatacagtccccccagcaccaccacgagtgactcccgagtgcagaggcaggagtaacccctgagcatcgttggtgtgagccagaaagacaaaaataaataaataaataaataatgaatgaatgaatgaatgaatgaatgaatgaataaataaataaaaataaactgtgaCCATGAacttacaaggcaggtgctctcgGCCACCGTGCAATGCCTGCACGCCCCGGCCTGAACGCCTCAGGAGACTATCAGTGAAGTGGAACCAATATTGTCAGTGACGGGGCAGGAACAAGAAAGCGGCTGGGGCACACCCCTAGCATACAGCCAGCCTGGACTCAACTCCAGGTACCACACGGTCTCCGAGCATTATAGGTGCAGCCCCGAGAGGCCCCTTCTGCCCCGGGGGTGTGGCCCTGTGGGGGTCCCTGACACCACCGGTGTGGCCCAGGTAGCCCTCGCACCTCAGGATCTGAGCAGCAGTATATCCCCAGGCCCTTACGCTGAGCCTCCGCCCAGGTGGCCAAACTTCACCAGTGGAGCCCTGGCACCCAGAGCACTACTTgagaggcaggaaaaaaaaaagtaactgaggGGACTGGATAGTACAGTAGGACATTTGTCTGGCATAAACTGAAATTAGGCCTCGGTGCGCACAGGGAACTCGTGCCAGCCCTATGAACTTTGTTTACGTGGggcaggggacacacccagtggtgctcaggagttactcctggtcctgagcTCTCGGTCCTggggggccataggggatgccagggattgaacctgggacggccacgtgcaaggtaagtgctctacctgctgtactatgtctctcagtgcccccccttttttttttgctttttgggtcacacctagcaatacacaggggttactcctggctctgcactcaggaattactcgtggcggtgctcaggggaccatatgggattctgggaatcgaacccgggtcggccgagtgcaaggcaagtgccctccccgctgtgctatcgctccagccccaaccccctctttttttgattattttgatctttgggccacacctgtgtgcttcggggctactcctggctgtgactcagcattcctggtgatactcgggggCCATATAAGacgctggggctcaaacccagattggccatatgcaaacatcctaactgctgtactactgctccagtgtcttttctttctcttttttgtttttttgagatcacacccagcagcactcagaggctactctggACTCAGTGCTCCAGCGGGAACATATGATGCTGGGGCTTAAACCCAGGCTTCCACCATGCATGCACGTGCGTGCTAGCTAGCCCTTTACGCTAGTCTCCcacccctatatatatatattttttttgcctcCCACCCAAGCCGTGCTAAGAAGGTTCGGGGACCCCACCAACAATTGaggaaccacgtggtgctgggaattgagtccaGCATAATCTGCACAATCGCCCCCCTCGACTCCTCCAATGTTCAcgttttattttagggccacacccagctgtgctcggagatcacttctgatagtgcttggggtgccagggatcaaccccaggtcagcgatgtgcaaggcaagcactctcccatCTCTCCGTCCCCGTGTTAActtgttttggggggagaggccacccccagcaatgctcagggcctactcctggctctgccctcaggaattactcctggtggtgctgaaggaaccatatggggtatcagggattgaacccaaactggccatgtaaaaggcaaaagccctcaAGCCCCCACCTCACATTCACtttcctttgtttgggggccacacccagcaatgctcagggttattcctgcctctcccATCGAAACTGCTTGGTGGGCCATATATGGAATGGCAGGATCCCAGCTGGcactgtgcaaggtaagtgccctacctgctgggccaTCTCTCTGGGACCCCAACCCCATGTTAAGTTTGTAGATAAAACAAAGCGGGACCAGGGACAATGGACTAAGCACACACTTGACCTGCAGGAGGTCCAGGGTCAACACAGCTGGCACCAAATACTGCCCTCAGCAGGACTAGATgcgaccctggagcacagaggcaggagcagtacctgagaaccactaggtgtgcccTGAAACTGAACAAGAACAAAAGCCAGGACCtaaggatgcagctcagtgggagagcacttgctttgcgtgtgaggtcttgggtttgattcccagcattaccaaataaaaccaaaacaaggcagggtcagagtgacagtacggcAGGCactgtcttgcacgtggccaaccctggtttgaatccccaccacctcatatgggccctgagcacggctcacgagtgatgcctgagcacagagccaggaatatggttgagcattgccaggcatggcccaaaagccaaagagggagggagggaggaagggcggaagggagggaggagaaagaatgaaaacactCAGAGCCAAACAAGACATATTtcaaatagtttaattttaaaaatattctattcagTGCTAAAATATGTCTTCACTCACTGTTGcccatttctgttttcttaaacttctttttgaaacaaaaaataaaatcacaaagttGAATTAAACATGCAGATTTCAAAAGAAAGGGAACTTTCTAGAACAATTGGGCTATGGGGGCAGGTACTGTCCTCAAATTCTTGCTGGGGAAGTTCGTGGCACAACAGGGGTACTAGAATGAAATGCAGGGGTGGAAACAGGGATGCTGGGAAGGGgtggttgggtgggtggggggggaggggaagggaggacaCAAAGGACCCTCAGCAGCTGAAGAGCCCGTGAGAGGCAACAAAGCCTCAGGACTGGGCAGAAGTGCCAAGACAGCAAGAACTCTCTGGACCTTTCCCATCGCTCCCTGCGGGAGTTCCTTCCCTCGCTCCGACGTTCCTTCCCTGCCATTCTCACTAGCAGCCTACAGGGCCCTCATCCGATGGCGCGCAGGCGCATCCACAGGCTCCGTTCAGGTGCCAGGGGCACCCCCTTCTCCAGACCTGCCTTCTGCATCTCCGGCCAGAGCGCCTGGAGCAGAGACCACCACAGATGGCCCTGGGGGGGCTCCAGCCCGTGCGGGGCGCAGAAAGGAGGTGAGAGCGTCTCTTCTCGTGCGCAAGCGGGCCCCGGTGCCAGGGACGGCCGGAGATGCTGCTCCCCCACATCTGGtgcccgccccccagcccggAAGGTGTCCACGCGCAGGCCCTTCCCCGCAACACAGCACAGCTAGAACCAGAACGCGGTGAAGAGCGGGCCGGAGGCAGCGCGGCGGCAGTGCTAGCTCTCTGACGCCGAGGCCGTCTGGGGCACCGCGGGCTGGTCCACACAGAAGCGTTTCAGGGGAGGGGCCCCCgagtcctcctcttcctcagcaaCCTAGGGATGGCCAGCGCAGGGTTTCTGGGTCAGCCCTCCGAGACGGGACCTTCCCTTCCTCCGATCACAGCCCCAAGGCCACGTTCACCCTTCCCAGAAATTCCccagcttctccctctccctcacaacCTGCcgactccccgcccccaccccaccggaCACTAGCACATTTGATTCTGCAGAGTCCCCGACTCTGGGTGCTCCAGGACCCCCTCACCTGGGTCTCTACTGGAACTGGCTCCTCCTTTGTGAGGGTGGGCGGCTCATCAGCCACTTccgaggcgggcagggagggttctGCAAGGCACCGAGGTCAGAAGCAGCACCGGCTTGCCAGGGAGGACCCTGCTCCTGAGCGCTGCCCCGCCCGGAGAGCCCTTCCTAAAAGCCACATGGAGGCGGCCACCCCGAGCAAAGAATCCGCACACACTCAGAGAAGAGAAGAAACCCGTAGGACATGCTGCGAAGAACATGAACTCCGACTGTCCCGGGCCGAGACTGCACATCTCCAGCCAGCTCTCCCAGCAATCACCTGCACAGTCTGGGCCAGCAGTAACGTAACacggcgtggggggggggggtcgtccCAGACACTGCTCTAGGGACTAGGGCCACTCCCGGTGACATCTGGCCCAGCTATGTGGGCCAGAAGGGCTAGTGCTCCAGCCACCAACAGGCTAGGCACATGACCCagccctgtactcagggctgCCTCCCAGCACGATCAGGGGCTccattggggtgctggggatcaaacccaggtcagtcaccagcaaggcaggcgccctgcctgctgtgtcaCTGCTCTGCTACCCCCAATTTTACAGGGGCCTTACTCGGTCGGGCCCTGGGGGTCACTTGCAGCAAAACTTGGCCTAGAGCTCTCAGGGGGCACAAGGAtgtaccctggcagtgctggggtggggtgcagggaggaagaAGTTAGGGTATGTGGTACCGGGCCTCTCACAGGCTAGGTGTGGAGCTGACCACTTGAGTGACCTCCCCTTGCCTGCGCTACGAGCTTCCTGGCTCCCTTCTGAGACGCGGGAGGACGCACCCAAGCGCATCACGGCGGGGCCTGCCGAAGGTGCCTGCTCTGGCCTGAGTCCAGACaggaagggcaggggctggacagAGAAAGGCCAGCGGGGAaggggaaggcacctgccttgtatgtggccgagtTCAATCTCTGCCCTGCCAGGGGTGCCCCAAACCCACCCTCCCtctagcccccccaaaaaagaaaggagagagaaacaccGAGAGCAAAAGatgagcctccccccacccctcacccgccacacacacacgAAACTCCCAAGACTCACCCTCCAGGGTCTCCTGGCCCAGAGTCGGGGGCTGCGAGTCATCGGTGCGGAAGTCCGACGTGTGTGCCGGGCTCAGGGACTCGCTCTGCtgcgggctggggctggagttggTGCTGCTGTCCACCTTGAGCTGGTAGACATCAGACACGGAGCTCTGGTTGCTGTTCTCGTCTGAAAGGCAGATGGACGGGCGCCGGGTGAGGGGGCGGAATGCCGCGCCCGGTAGCCCCCGCCATCACCCGGCACCGGGATCACTGCTCAGCACCCCCTGAGCAAGGACAGAAACCTGGGGGCAGCTACGCGCAGACACAGGGTGCCAGGGTCACCAGACCACACTCACATCAAACTTCCCAGATGGGCGAGTCCCGGAGCCATCCCAATGCCGAGCTCCTGCTTCACACAACGTTTGTGTTTCGAATGAAGCCTTCACTGATCCAggggccccaccccccaccctcattcCAGCAGGGACCAAGCACTGCCCACTGGCTAGTGGACAGCAGGACAACGCTGAGCCTTCAGAGCTGGCTCCCGTCCCAATGCCAAGGCAGGCCCGGCGTGCTCGGCCACCTGACAGGGGTCTGCCTGTTCTGGGGTGCACAGGCCTATCTTCTGCCCCAGCACCTGGAGAAGTCTGCACCCCTCAAATGACCACCCGGCTTCAGCAGGCCCAGGGCCCCCGGTGCCGCACCTCCTGCAGCCAGGCCCAACTCAGAGCCTCTCAGATGCCGCCTCTGGGCCTTCCTCTCGGCCAGCCGGCGGGGCTCAGGCCTCTCGCCTCTGGCCTGACCTCCGCTGAGCACCCCCATGACCCCTCCCAAGATCAGACATGCTTCAcagctcacccccaccccccactccgtCCAAACCGCACCGTGGCAGTTTCTCTCCGTAtccccttcccgcccctcccagccAGCAGACAGTGGGGGTCCGAGTGCACTACAGAATCAGGGCTGGGTCCCGCAGGAAGAATGACCAGTGGGAGGCGATGGCCATCCGCACTGACCGGCGTCCTCAGCTGCTCAGCTCGCAGCTCAGGCAGCAGCTCCAGGGCAGAGGCTCAACCGCTGCTTGTCCAACGGTCACGGGatgagaaggaggggaagggaccaGGCTGAGGAACGGGGCCCTGCGGGTGCCCCCAAGCTGAGGAACTCATGGCACCCCTCGCAGCTGAAGAGAACTCGCCCCCCCGTTCTCCTTCCTACGCTCTCCCATCCAAGAGGAAGCCGGGGatctctgctgctcttctctccagtccctcagatGGGGGAAGCACCTCGCTACGGGAAGAATGGAGCCCGGCACGCCTGGTGTGGGCCCGGTTCCTGTTAAGGGGATGACGACACTGCCGGGTCCCCCTCACAGACCACGGGAGGGCCACCGAGCTGAGGGGACGGGCGCTGCGGGTTGAAGCTGAGTGCCACCCTGGGTCAGCCGGCCCTGGGCTAACCGAGGAGCAGATGCCAAGGGTCTGGGGGGCCGCTGAGACCCTCAGACAGGCTGAACCTCATGAAGGAAAGCGCCACAGATCCTGAAAATGGGCCTCGCGGGGTTTCGCTAGGCCCAGCCCGCACCCTGCGGGAAGGGAGGGTGCTGCTCCCTCGCGTGCAGAGAACGGAGAGCTTTCAAGGAACAGACGCCAAGGCGCCGAGCAAGGCGACAGCAAACCCCCTCGGCACGGAGTGACGCGCACAGCTAGCCTCACTGCCAGTGGCGGTGTGTCTAAGTTTCTCCTTTGCTGCAAGGAAGACGTAAGGATGAGACTCACCCTGGGATtcaagaaggagagagggattgGCTGAGGCATCAGAGGGAAAGCCATTAGGTTCCCGGGCTGCGGAACTGTTCGATTTGGACTTTTCTttctagaaaaggaaaaacagaggaATATGACAGAGCCAAGCAAGAGACTCACAGAGAAGTAGCAGGAGTGGGAGAGGGGTGCTGCTGAGACCCCGCAGAGGCCTGGACCAGGATGGACAGAGGAAGGACAGCGGAAGTCAGAGTCCTGGACAcggacagcccccacccccagcatctcagCGACAGGAACATGGGCCCACCTCGGCCTCTGCCAATGGCCTGAGGCAACACTCGGCTAGCCCGTGCCCTAGGGGGACGAGCGGCCCACCGGAGAGAAAGTTCTCTCCCCGCAGCGCCCAGAGACAAAGAAGGAGGAACCTTCGAGGGGACGAAGAGAGGCGTCCCTTCATCTGGAATGCAGGACGAAGGGCCCTACCAGCTCGATTCCTGACCAGCCAACCCCCTGCCAGGTGATCGCCCCATGTCCACCCCATGTCCACCTGTTAAGACTTAAGTTCCGACAAGCAGGAAGAAGGTGAGTCCGATGGCGAGGGGAAGAGCAAGCTGGCGACAGAACAGGCAGTGGTTAGCCCAAGCAGGGGCGAGCAGCGCACCCCGCAGCCACACGGCTGGTCAAGGCAGCTCATCGATCCATCCTACCCGGGGCCTCCTGACGGTCCCAGCAGGGACACCATCTAGTTCCGGCCATTAGCGTCCCAGCCTCTCTCTCCCACAGGCCAACCCATGGCACCCTGCAGGGCTCTATCCCCGTGGGCTGCACGCGAAGACCACGTGCTCGCcgttcctccctctccctccgagTGCTCCACGGTCCTCACTTCCCGGGCACTCACTTCTCACTCAGCAGACACATAGCTCTAACATACTTAGGACTGCGTTTATTTATTACTACTAGGAATAAAGCTACAGCACTCAACTTTTACTATTTTCTGGATTACACTTTATTCTGatagatttattaaaaaatgattcctggggtgggagcgatagcacagcgggtagggcatttgccttgcatgcagccgacccgggttcgattcccagcatcgtatatggtcccccaagcaccgccaggagtaattcctgagtgcagagccaggagtaacccctgtgcatcgccgggtgtgacccaaaaagcaaaattaaataaataaataaataaataaataaataaataaataaataaataatgattccTGGATTAGAGTGATAGTATTatcaggtagggtacttgccttcacacagtggacctgggttctattcccagcaccccatatagccccctgGCCCACCAGGctaagagtgcagagccaggagtaagtgctgagcactgccaggggtggcccaaagataaaaaatcagaaacacaaaaatgaaagaaaatatgatttcCAGAGTTGGACAGATAGTCTgttgggtagggagcttgccttgcactaggtcgatgcaggtttgatcccttaccTAATGTACTATGGTTCCAGTGTGCCTAAACAGAAGTTTTTTAAAACTAGGGAGGAATGTTAACACCAAGAAGACGGCTGGAAGGGACAGAGTACTAGCGTCACATGTACAAGTCTGCACACCATGtcctcccaagcatcactaggaacCACTTCCACCCAGTACCTCTCAGTAACGCCACGACAAACATAAAAGGCCGAGCAGGAATGAAGTGAGGGTGGTGAaatgtgctctggggtcacaaGGAGCCCAGGAGGCTGAGAGCACATTTGCacttgcaggaggcccaggtccaaCCCATGCCTCCCCGCTAGGCTGGGTGTGCCCTCTCACCCTTACAACAGACACGCAGTGGGTGATTTCAGAGTCAGAGGGCAAACACTGACAGGGAAGAACAGTAAACACAGGTCTTGTTAAGTTAGAGACAGCCTATAGAACAGAAAACCAGAACTTCCAATCAGCAGAAGGGAAGTCATCTAGTCACCATTAAAGATGGGCCACAAGTTACTAAGGATGCACTTATGTTCTGAAACCACATCGAGGAAAATGCCTGGAACCCTATTTGCTCACCCTTCCTCACCTCTTCCTGATGCCCAGAACCTCAGAGTGTTGAGAAACTGTTTAATTAATGGTGGGCGATCAACCTTGAACACACGATCAAAAATGGAGAAGTGGAAAGGGGAGCTGTTTAATGGGCATAAAGTGTGCTACCTGGGCAAGACTCGGGAAGGATGAGAGGTTGGTGGTATAAGAACATAAACGTAGGGCAGAGAGATCATATAGCAGGtaatgcgcttgccttgcacatgctgacccaggCCGATCTCCATTTGTTCCCTGGGGcctgccaagagcaatccctgaatgcagagccaggactcagccctgagcactgctaggtgtggcccccaaacacaaacaatgaCAAAGCCAGTACTTGCCTGGTGAGCCTATTTGATTACCCTAAACtcgaaataacccaaatgtccaccTACAGGAGGGTCAGAAAAAGTATTTCTGGCACAAGACCTACCACGGAATTCCGTACAGCAAGGAGAAGGAACACAGAGCTCCGAAGGCAGCTCCGAATTCTACAGGGATGAATACTACAAGCCACGCAGAGCAGCAAGACACACAGGAAACAGTTACGATGACACTGCTTCTAGGTTAAAAACGTGTACAGATGGTCTGAGGGGTGAAAAGCAAGGCAGAGGCAAGAGAGGACTCACCGCAGAGGGGAGGGTAGTGCCGGAAGAGCGCCAGACCCCCTAGGGAAAGAGCAGTGCTCTCCACAGGGGCTTGCCTTACATCCAACAGCCTCACCCAGGAAGGTACTCGCTCCCCCACCAAGCCAGACCCCTGTCCCCAGCAAGGCTCTACTGCCTCGCCTGGGTGGTTTTCCCAAGGATAGGAGCTTCGGGGTTCGTTACCTTGCGCAAGTCCGTGTCACACATTTTTCTGCATGTGGGATTTTGTGTGGGagccctgggggccacacctgacagcgcccaagatcaaacccagagtcccCCACACGTCAGGCAGGTGTTACTGCGTGAGGCACACTCCCACCTCtggatgcatttttatttaaggttctttttgttggtttgctGTTGGGCCACGTGAGGTAAGGAGCCGTACTGGGGATAAAAAGCTGGGGCCCCGCGCgcagagcatgcactcagttCATTGAGCAGGATCTCCAGCTCCTacatctgaaattcttttttggaaGTGGGCGTGAGAGGGGAGTTCTGGGTAACacccggctgtgcccagggcttactcctggctgtccactcaggaaacactctggtgggactcaggggaccacagggagttctggggatcaagaCCAGGTCAAACGCATGCAGAGCAAGTAGTCTACCCAcggaactatctctccagtccatatttgaaactttaaaaaaaaaaaaaattatggggtCGGAGTTATagtagagggtagggtgtttgccttgcatgtagccaacctagatttgatccctggtaccccttaAGATtccctgtgatccctgagcatagatccaggagtaagttctgagcaccactgggtatggccaaacccccccaccaaaaaaaatccccacacacacaattataagagggctggagagagtatacgaagggtaaggtgcttgccttgttcaattcctagtaccacctgtagttcccccaaacaccaccaggggtcacccctgagcacagagccagaaagactCCCAGAACACtatttggtgtggcccaaactcccccactcccaccctccaaAATAATATCAACACAACtatgagggccagggagacagttcaagaggctggaaaggggctggagtgatagcacagtgggtagggtgtttgc from Sorex araneus isolate mSorAra2 chromosome 4, mSorAra2.pri, whole genome shotgun sequence includes these protein-coding regions:
- the BCL7B gene encoding B-cell CLL/lymphoma 7 protein family member B; the protein is MSGRSVRAETRSRAKDDIKKVMAAIEKVRKWEKKWVTVGDTSLRIFKWVPVTDSKEKEKSKSNSSAAREPNGFPSDASANPSLLLESQDENSNQSSVSDVYQLKVDSSTNSSPSPQQSESLSPAHTSDFRTDDSQPPTLGQETLEEPSLPASEVADEPPTLTKEEPVPVETQVAEEEEDSGAPPLKRFCVDQPAVPQTASASES